The following proteins are co-located in the Gloeocapsa sp. PCC 7428 genome:
- a CDS encoding primosomal protein, translating to MKELRNLMFKEYGVKLQLRDARVSTKIGHATREKLGLDIAAQVKKKGGNKKFDWQRWNTKVFPRLFGQPDALKYSPEVVAIVMSLLYDTIRTDPEQAVADLVEFNRASLERRNSFQAEQDDDLDDLDDELDDDLDDEASDELDDDLDEELDEDLEEDDE from the coding sequence TTGAAAGAACTGCGGAATTTGATGTTCAAAGAATACGGTGTAAAGCTGCAACTCCGAGATGCTCGCGTCTCGACCAAGATCGGGCACGCCACGCGCGAAAAACTTGGACTCGATATTGCCGCTCAAGTGAAAAAGAAGGGTGGTAACAAAAAGTTCGATTGGCAGCGATGGAATACAAAGGTGTTCCCACGATTATTCGGGCAACCAGATGCATTGAAGTACTCACCGGAAGTGGTGGCGATCGTCATGAGCTTGCTGTATGACACCATTCGTACTGACCCAGAGCAAGCTGTTGCAGACCTGGTGGAATTCAATCGGGCATCACTGGAGCGCCGCAACTCATTCCAAGCAGAGCAGGATGACGATCTGGATGATTTGGATGATGAGCTTGACGATGATCTCGATGACGAAGCCAGCGACGAATTGGATGATGACCTCGATGAAGAGTTAGACGAGGATCTGGAGGAGGATGACGAATAG
- a CDS encoding DUF4158 domain-containing protein, with protein MTLIDRTAYPRFKQYPSAKELTELYPPTLEELKFVKSRVRSHEGLLCFMVMLKSFERLGYFPHPENVPITIIKHIRSYLKLRDWVRAIPTDCQKRNYQQVIREYLGVKSYDKAAQKLIAVVVSSAAEVKDHPADLINIAIEELVKERYELPTFNSLDR; from the coding sequence ATGACCTTAATTGACCGTACAGCTTACCCAAGATTTAAACAATATCCCTCAGCGAAAGAACTAACTGAACTTTATCCCCCTACACTGGAAGAGCTTAAATTTGTCAAATCTCGTGTTCGTAGCCATGAAGGTTTACTTTGCTTCATGGTAATGTTGAAATCGTTTGAGAGACTGGGATATTTTCCGCATCCAGAAAATGTACCTATCACGATTATTAAACATATAAGGTCATATTTAAAATTACGTGATTGGGTGAGAGCTATTCCCACAGACTGCCAAAAGCGTAATTATCAACAAGTAATTCGAGAATATTTGGGTGTCAAGTCTTATGATAAAGCTGCCCAAAAATTGATAGCTGTTGTTGTTAGTTCTGCCGCAGAAGTTAAAGACCATCCGGCTGACTTAATCAACATTGCAATTGAAGAATTGGTTAAAGAACGATATGAGTTACCAACATTCAATTCCCTAGACCGCTGA
- a CDS encoding ISKra4 family transposase (programmed frameshift), which produces MLYRNTPAEQLQTLEGIEQAIRQQTQELVLPQLGGFFIATTTATTEGYPRTLKSILGTLCITNRQAERLQVKAGTQISPMLERCCLRVSANVSYQHTADDIELFTGMRVSAKTQQRLVQRQSFESPPLEEVVEEVSIDGGTVRLIVEPGEEPQWKQYKAVHLSPEKIHGAWLDDNPALLEWLNEQTFSAVVTCLGDGHDGIWNLFNQMKGEVERREILDWYHLMENLEKVGGSLQRLAQARSLLWQGKVDETLALFESCQHHQAHCFCQYLRKHHHRIINYDYLQAQGICSIGSGAVESTVKQIDRRLKISGARWKTEHVPNVLAHRCAYLNNQL; this is translated from the exons ATTTTGTATCGCAATACCCCTGCTGAGCAGTTACAAACATTAGAAGGGATTGAGCAAGCCATTCGCCAACAAACTCAGGAACTGGTGTTGCCGCAACTGGGTG GTTTTTTTATTGCAACAACGACTGCAACAACTGAAGGATACCCGCGAACGCTAAAGAGCATTTTAGGAACGCTGTGCATTACCAACCGACAGGCTGAACGCTTACAGGTCAAAGCAGGCACTCAAATCAGTCCGATGTTGGAGAGATGTTGTTTACGTGTTAGTGCGAATGTGTCGTATCAGCACACGGCTGACGATATTGAACTGTTTACTGGAATGCGGGTGAGTGCAAAAACACAACAACGACTCGTACAGCGTCAGTCGTTTGAATCTCCCCCATTAGAAGAAGTGGTAGAGGAAGTGAGCATCGACGGCGGAACGGTGCGATTAATTGTAGAACCAGGGGAGGAGCCACAATGGAAACAGTACAAAGCGGTGCATCTATCTCCTGAGAAGATTCATGGGGCATGGCTCGATGATAATCCTGCCCTATTGGAGTGGCTCAATGAACAAACCTTCTCTGCTGTTGTGACCTGTTTAGGAGATGGACATGATGGCATTTGGAATTTGTTTAACCAGATGAAGGGTGAAGTAGAGCGTCGTGAAATTCTGGATTGGTATCACTTGATGGAAAACCTGGAGAAGGTTGGCGGGTCACTCCAGCGTTTAGCGCAGGCTCGTTCTTTGCTCTGGCAGGGAAAAGTCGATGAAACTCTGGCATTGTTTGAAAGTTGCCAACACCATCAAGCTCACTGTTTTTGCCAGTATTTACGAAAGCATCACCATCGCATTATCAACTATGATTATTTGCAAGCGCAAGGCATTTGCTCGATTGGTTCTGGAGCCGTTGAATCAACAGTTAAACAAATTGATCGTCGGCTGAAAATTTCAGGAGCACGGTGGAAGACGGAGCATGTTCCAAACGTTCTAGCTCATCGTTGTGCTTATCTCAACAACCAGTTATAA